The following proteins are co-located in the Parafannyhessea umbonata genome:
- the folP gene encoding dihydropteroate synthase, whose protein sequence is MLREDYSTWRCGQHVLSLARPRVMGILNVTPDSFSDGGENTDPAAAVERALQMLDEGADIIDVGGESTRPGAKPVTPEEEAHRIVPVIRGILSKAPTAIISVDTRHAAVAKICVRLGVSILNDVTGFTDPAMVQVAAESDCGCIVMHWNKLGGPVTRRMVQLDSERPARVRRTVPTSTRRFTLPEAAPVMREIMGFLGDQARVLMRAGVSHDRICIDPGPGFDKTYDQDVVIQRATRKLVSMGYPVLNAVSRKRFVGAVSGVKDARDRDFATTGIALAAVESGARVLRVHDVAGVCQALDTYWAVTKADPRQGFVSIGSNVGDRLENLSRAVRLINEIPMTCVVQASHAYETQPAYGIETSVVNAVVEIRTELAPIVLIDRLLDIETQLKRMRDPRLAGHGPRTIDCDLCFVEDEEHAGPKLTLPHPHLGERDYVLVPMEDLMHDPVRYLMHAGVPVYAPEDRVGHVVAEVGELDWQ, encoded by the coding sequence ATGCTTCGTGAGGACTACTCCACCTGGCGCTGCGGCCAGCACGTGCTGTCGCTGGCACGCCCGCGCGTCATGGGCATCCTCAACGTCACGCCGGACTCGTTCAGCGACGGGGGAGAGAACACAGACCCCGCGGCCGCCGTGGAGCGCGCGCTGCAGATGCTGGACGAGGGCGCGGACATCATCGACGTGGGCGGCGAGTCAACGCGCCCGGGTGCCAAGCCGGTGACGCCGGAGGAGGAGGCGCACAGGATCGTGCCCGTGATTCGTGGGATCCTCTCCAAGGCCCCCACGGCCATCATATCCGTGGACACGCGCCACGCCGCCGTGGCAAAAATCTGCGTGCGGCTGGGCGTCTCCATCCTGAACGACGTGACCGGCTTTACGGACCCGGCCATGGTCCAGGTGGCCGCGGAGAGCGACTGCGGCTGCATCGTGATGCACTGGAACAAGCTGGGCGGGCCGGTCACGCGGCGCATGGTGCAGCTTGACTCCGAGCGCCCCGCGCGCGTGCGCCGTACCGTGCCCACGAGCACCAGGCGCTTCACGCTGCCGGAGGCCGCCCCCGTCATGAGGGAGATCATGGGCTTTCTGGGCGACCAGGCGCGCGTGCTCATGCGTGCCGGCGTCAGCCACGACCGCATCTGCATAGACCCGGGCCCCGGCTTCGACAAGACGTACGACCAGGACGTGGTGATCCAGCGTGCCACGCGCAAGCTCGTCTCGATGGGCTATCCCGTGCTGAACGCCGTCTCGCGCAAGCGCTTCGTGGGCGCGGTGTCTGGCGTCAAGGACGCGCGGGACCGCGACTTTGCCACGACGGGCATCGCGCTCGCGGCCGTGGAAAGCGGCGCGCGCGTGCTGCGCGTGCACGACGTCGCCGGTGTCTGCCAGGCGCTGGACACGTACTGGGCCGTCACGAAGGCGGACCCGCGGCAGGGCTTCGTCTCTATTGGCTCGAACGTGGGCGACCGGCTCGAGAACCTGTCCCGCGCCGTGCGCCTGATAAACGAGATTCCCATGACGTGCGTCGTCCAGGCGAGCCACGCGTACGAGACGCAGCCCGCCTACGGCATCGAGACGAGCGTGGTGAACGCGGTGGTCGAGATCAGGACCGAGCTTGCGCCCATCGTGCTGATAGATCGCCTGCTTGACATAGAGACGCAGCTGAAGCGCATGCGCGACCCGCGCCTTGCCGGCCATGGCCCGCGCACCATAGACTGCGACCTGTGCTTTGTGGAGGACGAGGAGCACGCCGGCCCCAAGCTGACGCTGCCCCACCCGCACCTGGGCGAGCGCGACTACGTGCTGGTCCCCATGGAGGACCTCATGCACGACCCCGTGCGCTACCTCATGCACGCCGGCGTGCCGGTGTACGCGCCGGAGGACCGCGTGGGGCACGTGGTGGCCGAGGTGGGTGAGCTGGATTGGCAGTAG
- a CDS encoding type III pantothenate kinase encodes MLLTVDVGNTQTTLGLFDTDGTLRRQWRMATDHTDTADELHERLYGYFLMFGLTLQSVTDVAIASVVPILTQEWQYMMSNLLMAEDVLLVDATRDCGIRIDMPDPHQVGSDRIANAVAARERYGSPVIVVDFGTATNIDVVDAAGAFRGGAIMPGVLSSAQSLFSHAARLSSVPLVVPPHALGTTTETAVQSGIVIGAAAQVEGLVARIKAELAEPGTTVVGTGGLASIVSGATDVFDTVDPNLTVRGIYLIWRHRNEKRAARRQRDING; translated from the coding sequence ATGCTCCTTACCGTGGACGTAGGCAACACCCAGACGACGCTCGGCCTGTTCGACACCGACGGCACCCTCCGGCGCCAGTGGCGCATGGCGACGGACCACACCGACACCGCCGACGAGCTGCACGAGCGCCTGTACGGCTACTTCCTCATGTTCGGCCTCACGCTGCAGAGCGTGACGGACGTCGCCATCGCGAGCGTCGTGCCCATCCTCACGCAGGAGTGGCAGTACATGATGTCCAACCTCCTCATGGCGGAGGACGTGCTGCTGGTAGACGCCACGCGCGACTGCGGCATCCGCATCGACATGCCAGACCCGCACCAGGTGGGCTCGGACCGCATCGCAAACGCCGTCGCCGCGCGCGAGCGCTACGGCTCGCCCGTGATCGTGGTGGACTTCGGCACCGCCACCAACATCGACGTGGTGGACGCCGCCGGCGCGTTTCGCGGCGGGGCCATCATGCCGGGCGTGCTCTCCTCCGCGCAGTCGCTCTTCAGCCACGCGGCGCGCTTGTCGAGCGTGCCCCTGGTGGTGCCGCCTCACGCGCTTGGCACCACGACGGAGACCGCGGTGCAGTCCGGCATCGTGATCGGCGCGGCGGCGCAGGTGGAGGGCCTCGTCGCGCGCATCAAGGCCGAGCTCGCCGAGCCAGGCACCACCGTCGTGGGCACGGGCGGCCTCGCAAGCATCGTCTCTGGCGCGACGGACGTGTTCGACACCGTCGACCCCAACCTCACCGTTCGCGGCATCTACCTGATCTGGCGCCACAGAAACGAGAAGCGCGCCGCCCGCAGGCAGCGCGACATCAACGGCTAG
- the rpmE gene encoding 50S ribosomal protein L31: protein MKQGIHPNYVECTVRCTCGNTWVTRSTKSEMTIDLCDKCHPFYTGQQKLVDTGGRVQRFANKFGGAAAAQLKAAEAAKAAKAAKAAELAAAKKAAKEAKAAEKAKRAAEYAKKAEAEAAKQAAKAAAEAETAAETVEAAAADAEAPAAE, encoded by the coding sequence ATGAAGCAAGGCATCCATCCTAACTACGTGGAGTGCACCGTCCGCTGCACCTGCGGCAACACCTGGGTCACCCGCTCCACCAAGAGCGAGATGACCATCGACCTCTGCGACAAGTGCCACCCGTTCTACACCGGCCAGCAGAAGCTCGTCGACACCGGCGGACGCGTCCAGCGCTTTGCCAACAAGTTCGGTGGCGCCGCCGCCGCCCAGCTCAAGGCCGCCGAGGCCGCGAAGGCCGCCAAGGCCGCGAAGGCCGCCGAGCTCGCCGCTGCCAAGAAGGCCGCCAAGGAGGCCAAGGCCGCCGAGAAGGCCAAGCGTGCCGCCGAGTACGCGAAGAAGGCCGAGGCCGAGGCTGCCAAGCAGGCTGCCAAGGCTGCCGCCGAGGCCGAGACCGCTGCCGAGACCGTCGAGGCCGCGGCTGCCGACGCCGAGGCTCCTGCCGCGGAGTAG
- a CDS encoding NAD(P)/FAD-dependent oxidoreductase, producing the protein MAEEASTIRTDVLIVGAGPAGIFTALGLLRRGDRRSITMVEKGLPIERRRCPREATGHCAGCAPCRITTGFSGAGAFSDGKLSLSPEVGGDLPQLVGTDVVADGISRVDDIYLGLGADPHVEGVGHPKSVADIRRRAIKAGLKLVDCPIRHLGTEKAQQIYARVERELLDAGVRVLFEHECLEVLVQGEKCLGAVVAPTGRPQAQTKILAAETVVATGRRGALWFDEMCAEHGISHAPGPVDLGVRVEVRNEVMEDVNNVLYESKLVGYPAPFRNKVRTFCQNPGGFVSQENYDGGLAVVNGHSYKERKSPNTNLAVLVSFNFRQPFHEPIAYAQHVGRLMNMLGAGHILVQRFGDVLEGKRTWPKELSRSNVVPTLADAEAGDITAAMPYRAMTEIVAFMQAVDLVVPGFAADETLLYAPELKFYSNRVVMDKHLDTNVAGLHCLGDSSGWTRGLMMSSVMGLLMGEELSSR; encoded by the coding sequence ATGGCCGAAGAAGCCTCAACCATACGCACGGACGTCCTCATCGTGGGCGCAGGCCCCGCCGGAATCTTCACGGCGCTTGGCCTGCTGCGACGGGGCGACCGCCGGTCCATCACCATGGTGGAGAAGGGCCTGCCCATCGAGCGGCGCCGTTGCCCGCGAGAGGCAACCGGCCACTGCGCGGGATGCGCCCCCTGCCGGATCACCACGGGCTTCTCGGGAGCCGGCGCGTTCAGCGACGGGAAGCTCTCGCTCTCGCCCGAGGTGGGCGGCGACCTTCCGCAGCTCGTGGGGACGGACGTCGTGGCGGATGGCATCTCGCGCGTGGACGACATCTACCTGGGGCTGGGCGCAGACCCGCACGTGGAGGGCGTCGGGCATCCCAAGAGCGTCGCGGACATCCGCCGCCGCGCCATCAAGGCCGGCCTCAAGCTGGTCGACTGCCCCATCCGCCACCTGGGGACGGAAAAGGCGCAGCAGATCTACGCGCGCGTGGAGCGCGAGCTGCTGGACGCGGGCGTGAGGGTCCTGTTTGAGCACGAGTGCCTCGAGGTGCTGGTGCAGGGCGAGAAGTGCCTGGGCGCCGTCGTGGCGCCCACCGGCCGGCCGCAGGCCCAGACAAAGATCCTGGCCGCCGAGACCGTAGTCGCCACCGGCCGGCGCGGCGCGCTCTGGTTTGACGAGATGTGCGCGGAGCACGGCATCAGCCACGCCCCCGGCCCCGTTGACCTGGGCGTTCGCGTTGAGGTTCGCAACGAGGTGATGGAGGACGTCAACAACGTCCTGTACGAGTCCAAGCTCGTGGGCTACCCGGCGCCGTTTCGCAACAAGGTGCGCACGTTCTGCCAGAACCCCGGCGGCTTCGTGAGCCAGGAGAACTACGACGGAGGCCTCGCCGTGGTGAACGGCCACTCGTACAAGGAGCGCAAGAGCCCCAACACCAACCTGGCCGTGCTGGTATCGTTCAACTTCCGCCAGCCGTTCCACGAGCCCATCGCCTACGCCCAGCACGTCGGGCGCCTCATGAACATGCTCGGCGCCGGCCACATCCTGGTGCAGCGCTTTGGCGACGTGCTGGAAGGCAAGCGCACGTGGCCCAAGGAGCTCAGCCGCTCCAACGTGGTGCCCACGCTCGCGGACGCGGAGGCCGGCGACATCACGGCCGCGATGCCGTACCGCGCCATGACAGAGATCGTGGCGTTCATGCAGGCCGTCGACCTGGTGGTCCCCGGCTTTGCCGCGGACGAGACCCTGCTGTACGCGCCGGAGCTCAAGTTCTACAGCAACCGCGTGGTGATGGATAAGCACCTGGACACCAACGTCGCCGGCCTGCACTGCCTGGGCGACTCGTCCGGCTGGACGCGCGGCCTCATGATGTCCAGCGTGATGGGCCTGCTCATGGGAGAAGAGCTCTCGTCCCGCTAG